One genomic region from Pogona vitticeps strain Pit_001003342236 chromosome 12, PviZW2.1, whole genome shotgun sequence encodes:
- the GTF2A2 gene encoding transcription initiation factor IIA subunit 2 produces MAYQLYRNTTLGNSLQESLDELIQSQQITPQLALQVLLQFDKAINSALAQRVRNRVNFRGSLNTYRFCDNVWTFVLNDVEFREVTELVKVDKVKIVACDGKNTGSNAAE; encoded by the exons ATGGCTTATCAACTGTATAGAAACACCACTCTGGGGAACAGTCTTCAGGAAAGCCTGGATGAGCTCATACAG TCTCAGCAGATCACTCCTCAGCTGGCCCTCCAAGTCCTGCTTCAGTTTGACAAAGCCATCAATTCGGCCTTGGCGCAACGGGTCAGGAACAGAGTCAATTTCAGG GGCTCTCTGAATACGTACCGGTTTTGTGACAACGTCTGGACCTTTGTGCTGAATGATGTCGAGTTCCGAGAGGTCACAGAGCTCGTGAAGGTGGATAAAGTGAAAATAGTCGCCTGCGATGGCAAAA ATACTGGCTCCAATGCTGCCGAGTGA